One stretch of Methyloversatilis sp. RAC08 DNA includes these proteins:
- the glnA gene encoding type I glutamate--ammonia ligase, whose translation MTTAKQVLDIIKEKEVKFVDFRFTDTRGKEQHVGVPVSAFDADKFTEGHAFDGSSIAGWKGIQASDMLLMPDPETAFIDPFFDETTMVITCDVVEPSDGKGYDRDPRSIAKRAEAFLKSSGLGDTAFFGPEPEFFIFDSVEWNIDMSGCRVQIFSEEAAWSSGEKFESGNTGHRPGVKGGYFPVPPVDSHNDIRAAMVLALEAVGIPVEVHHHEVATAGQNEIGTRFNTLVRRADWTQTLKYIVHNVAHSYGKTATFMPKPIVGDNGSGMHVHQSIWKDGKNLFAGNGYAGLSEFALYYIGGIIKHAKALNAITNPGTNSYKRLVPHYEAPVKLAYSARNRSASIRIPHVASDKARRIETRFPDPLANPYLCFAALMMAGLDGVQNKIHPGEPADKNLYDLPPEEDKLIPTVCASLDEALDALAADHAFLTKGGVFSEDFIAAYIELKMTEVNRTRMTTHPVEFEMYYSL comes from the coding sequence ATGACGACCGCGAAGCAGGTACTCGACATCATCAAGGAGAAGGAGGTCAAGTTCGTTGATTTCCGTTTCACCGACACCCGTGGCAAGGAACAGCACGTGGGTGTGCCGGTCAGCGCCTTCGACGCCGACAAGTTCACCGAAGGCCACGCTTTTGATGGTTCGTCGATTGCCGGCTGGAAGGGTATCCAGGCTTCGGACATGCTGCTGATGCCGGATCCGGAAACCGCCTTCATCGACCCGTTCTTCGACGAAACCACGATGGTCATCACCTGCGACGTGGTCGAGCCGTCCGACGGCAAGGGCTACGACCGCGATCCGCGCTCCATCGCCAAGCGCGCCGAAGCCTTCCTGAAGTCGTCCGGCCTGGGCGACACCGCCTTCTTCGGCCCGGAACCCGAATTCTTCATCTTCGACAGCGTCGAGTGGAACATCGACATGTCGGGCTGCCGCGTGCAGATCTTCTCGGAAGAGGCCGCGTGGTCGTCGGGCGAGAAGTTCGAAAGCGGCAACACCGGTCACCGTCCGGGCGTCAAGGGCGGCTACTTCCCGGTTCCGCCGGTCGATTCGCACAATGACATCCGCGCCGCCATGGTGCTGGCACTGGAAGCCGTCGGCATCCCGGTCGAAGTGCATCACCACGAAGTCGCGACCGCCGGCCAGAACGAGATCGGCACCCGCTTCAACACGCTGGTGCGCCGCGCTGACTGGACGCAGACGCTGAAGTACATCGTGCACAACGTCGCCCACAGCTACGGCAAGACCGCGACCTTCATGCCCAAGCCCATCGTCGGCGACAACGGCTCCGGCATGCACGTTCACCAGTCGATCTGGAAGGACGGCAAGAACCTGTTCGCAGGCAACGGCTACGCCGGCCTGTCCGAATTCGCCCTGTACTACATCGGCGGCATCATCAAGCACGCCAAGGCGCTGAATGCGATCACCAACCCGGGTACGAATTCGTACAAGCGTCTGGTGCCGCATTACGAAGCACCGGTCAAGCTGGCCTACTCGGCCCGCAATCGCTCGGCATCGATCCGCATTCCGCACGTGGCATCCGACAAGGCACGCCGCATCGAAACACGCTTCCCGGATCCGCTTGCCAACCCGTACCTGTGCTTCGCCGCGCTGATGATGGCGGGCCTGGACGGCGTGCAGAACAAGATCCATCCGGGCGAACCGGCCGACAAGAACCTGTACGACCTGCCGCCGGAAGAGGACAAGCTGATCCCGACCGTGTGCGCCAGCCTCGACGAAGCCCTCGATGCGCTCGCCGCAGACCATGCCTTCCTGACCAAGGGCGGCGTGTTCTCGGAAGACTTCATCGCAGCCTATATCGAGCTGAAGATGACCGAAGTGAATCGCACCCGCATGACGACCCACCCGGTCGAGTTCGAGATGTACTACAGCCTCTGA
- a CDS encoding rhodanese-like domain-containing protein yields the protein MATLGQILGLARERAQQLQLPYAGAVTPAEAHELLRLAPGARIVDVRTSAEWQWVGEVPDSVQIEWNHSSGQRNPDFLTQLKHQVDPEALVMFLCRSGGRSHGAAAAAAEAGYSNAYNILEGFEGDMDANGHRNTVGGWRKAGLPWSQT from the coding sequence ATGGCTACACTCGGACAGATACTCGGTCTCGCGCGGGAACGTGCGCAGCAGCTCCAACTGCCTTACGCCGGTGCCGTGACGCCGGCCGAAGCCCACGAATTGCTCAGACTTGCGCCGGGCGCGCGCATTGTCGATGTGCGCACGTCGGCCGAGTGGCAGTGGGTCGGCGAGGTACCGGATTCGGTGCAGATCGAATGGAATCATTCATCCGGCCAGCGCAACCCCGATTTCCTCACCCAGCTCAAGCACCAGGTCGATCCCGAAGCGCTGGTGATGTTCCTGTGCCGCAGCGGCGGGCGCTCGCACGGCGCCGCCGCGGCCGCAGCGGAAGCGGGCTACAGCAATGCCTACAACATCCTCGAAGGATTCGAGGGAGACATGGACGCCAACGGCCATCGCAACACCGTGGGTGGCTGGCGCAAGGCCGGCCTGCCGTGGAGCCAGACCTGA
- the nadA gene encoding quinolinate synthase NadA produces MQVANITFDRFNALADDQAQSRILAAREKLGQRAVILGHHYQRADVYRHADLTGDSLKLARLASQTDAEFIVFCGVHFMAEVADIMSRPEQIAILPDLAAGCSMADMASLAKVERCWRELRDMTGDPDALITPVTYINSAADLKAFCGEHGGIVCTSSNAASILEWSLARREKVLFFPDQHLGRWTGYKMGIPLDDMVVWDPDLENGGLTREQVAKAKILLWKGHCSVHQMFQPAHILRWRNQHPDGLVISHPESALEVCRQSDYVGSTEYILKTVKAGAPGTKWLVGTELNLVNRLAEEVKHEGKTVQFMAPTVCMCSTMQRIDPQHLAWCLENLAEGQVVNRISVPEHEAVPAKLALDRMLAASP; encoded by the coding sequence ATGCAAGTCGCCAACATCACCTTTGACCGATTCAATGCGCTGGCCGACGATCAGGCGCAGTCGCGCATTCTCGCGGCGCGCGAAAAGCTCGGCCAGCGCGCAGTCATCCTCGGTCACCACTATCAACGTGCCGATGTCTATCGCCACGCCGACCTGACCGGCGATTCGCTTAAGCTGGCGCGGCTGGCCAGTCAGACCGATGCGGAATTCATCGTGTTCTGCGGCGTGCACTTCATGGCCGAAGTTGCGGACATCATGTCGCGCCCGGAACAGATCGCCATCCTGCCCGACCTGGCGGCAGGCTGTTCGATGGCCGACATGGCCAGCCTGGCCAAGGTGGAACGCTGCTGGCGCGAGCTGCGCGACATGACCGGCGACCCGGATGCGCTCATCACACCGGTGACCTACATCAATTCGGCGGCCGACCTGAAGGCCTTCTGCGGCGAGCACGGCGGCATCGTGTGCACCTCGTCGAACGCTGCCAGCATTCTCGAATGGTCGCTCGCGCGGCGCGAAAAGGTGCTGTTCTTCCCCGACCAGCACCTCGGGCGCTGGACAGGCTACAAGATGGGCATTCCGCTCGACGACATGGTGGTGTGGGACCCGGATCTGGAGAATGGCGGCCTGACGCGCGAGCAGGTGGCGAAGGCGAAAATCCTGCTGTGGAAGGGCCACTGTTCGGTGCACCAGATGTTCCAGCCGGCGCACATCCTGCGCTGGCGCAACCAGCATCCGGACGGCCTCGTCATCTCGCATCCGGAAAGTGCCCTCGAAGTGTGTCGCCAGTCGGATTACGTCGGTTCGACCGAATACATCCTGAAGACGGTCAAGGCGGGCGCGCCCGGCACGAAGTGGCTGGTCGGCACCGAACTCAACCTCGTGAATCGCCTGGCCGAGGAAGTGAAGCACGAGGGCAAGACCGTTCAGTTCATGGCACCCACCGTGTGCATGTGCTCGACCATGCAACGCATTGATCCGCAGCATCTGGCCTGGTGTCTGGAGAACCTCGCCGAAGGTCAGGTGGTGAACCGGATCAGCGTGCCGGAACACGAAGCCGTTCCAGCCAAACTCGCGCTCGACCGCATGCTCGCCGCCTCGCCCTGA